In the genome of Pelodiscus sinensis isolate JC-2024 chromosome 3, ASM4963464v1, whole genome shotgun sequence, one region contains:
- the GEMIN6 gene encoding gem-associated protein 6, with protein sequence MSDWQRKNPLDWQTYVNKEVKVTAAEKHEYKGWVLTIDPVSANIVLVKLLEDGKVSVSAILGHAVQTVEIVNEGDDEVKERLARLFMPEESKAFGHEELEKRKSSLKTWLESNHIPVTEQGESQRTLCVAGVLTVDPPYGPEDCSSSNEIILSRVQSLIQGHLAAQQ encoded by the exons ATGAGTGACTGGCAGAGGAAAAACCCTTTGGACTGGCAGACGTACGTGAACAAAGAAGTAAAAGTCACAGCTGCTGAGAAACATGAATACAAAGGATGGGTCTTAACAATTGACCCAGTTTCTGCGAA TATTGTTCTAGTGAAGCTCCTGGAGGATGGAAAAGTTTCTGTCTCCGCCATCTTGGGTCATGCTGTACAGACAGTTGAAATAGTGAATGAGGGGGATGATGAAGTGAAGGAGCGGCTTGCTCGCCTATTCATGCCGGAGGAGAGCAAAGCTTTTGGCCATGAAGAACtggagaagaggaagagcagCCTGAAGACTTGGCTGGAGTCCAATCACATCCCTGTCACAGAACAAGGCGAGTCACAAAGAACACTGTGTGTGGCCGGTGTCTTAACTGTCGACCCGCCATACGGGCCAGAAGACTGCAGCAGCTCCAATGAAATTATTCTGTCCAGAGTCCAGAGCTTGATCCAAGGCCATCTTGCAGCACAGCAGTAA